The following proteins are encoded in a genomic region of Agromyces sp. CF514:
- a CDS encoding DUF3237 domain-containing protein gives MTNAPMQPRLEFVFEIRATVDPDLHIGRGGDERLSFTPISGGSVAGPRLNGEVLAGGGDWAVERSGTAQLEARYLVRAGDGAVIDILNRGYFRATPDILRRMDAGEDVPEDEPGLYFRTAPVFQTDAPQHRWLAEHQFVGLARDEDGQVCIRVFLLA, from the coding sequence GTGACAAACGCACCCATGCAACCGCGACTCGAGTTCGTCTTCGAGATCCGCGCGACCGTCGACCCCGACCTGCACATCGGCCGCGGCGGCGACGAACGGCTCTCGTTCACCCCGATCTCCGGCGGCAGCGTCGCCGGCCCGCGCCTGAACGGCGAGGTGCTCGCTGGCGGCGGCGACTGGGCCGTCGAACGCTCCGGCACCGCGCAGCTCGAGGCGAGGTACCTGGTCCGCGCGGGCGACGGCGCGGTCATCGACATCCTGAACCGCGGGTACTTCCGGGCGACGCCCGACATCCTGCGTCGGATGGATGCGGGCGAGGACGTCCCGGAGGACGAGCCTGGCCTCTACTTCCGAACCGCACCCGTGTTCCAGACGGATGCCCCGCAGCACCGCTGGCTCGCCGAGCACCAGTTCGTCGGGCTCGCCCGCGACGAGGACGGCCAGGTCTGCATCCGCGTGTTCCTCCTCGCCTGA